A window of Nocardia fluminea contains these coding sequences:
- a CDS encoding cation diffusion facilitator family transporter: protein MTGSAGAAYKKRLVIALTLTGGFALVEVVGGIVTGSLALISDAAHMGTDVLGLALALAAIQLAGKPAAGQRTYGTYRLEVLAAIINGLLLFGVAGYVLYQAYLRITEPPEVLGVPMLVVAVLGLAVNVISFRLLSAGAKESLNVRGAYLEVLADMLGSIGVIVAAVVIATTGWPYADAIVGAGIGLFILPRTYTLMKQAVRIIMEVSPPEIDTSEVQRRLIGITGVQAVHDLHIWTITSGMEAATVHLVVPSDGDWHGVLDTARDILAEYGVTHPTIQIEPPGHVEGKSVV, encoded by the coding sequence ATGACCGGTTCGGCAGGCGCGGCCTACAAGAAGCGGTTGGTCATCGCGCTCACGTTGACCGGCGGTTTCGCGCTGGTCGAAGTTGTCGGCGGCATCGTCACCGGGTCCCTGGCCTTGATCTCCGACGCCGCGCACATGGGCACCGATGTACTGGGGCTGGCGCTGGCACTGGCTGCGATACAGCTGGCCGGCAAGCCGGCCGCCGGGCAACGCACCTATGGCACATACCGGCTCGAGGTCCTCGCGGCGATCATCAACGGTCTGTTGCTGTTCGGCGTGGCCGGCTACGTGCTGTACCAGGCTTACCTGAGGATCACCGAACCGCCGGAGGTCCTGGGCGTGCCGATGCTCGTGGTCGCGGTCCTCGGGCTGGCGGTCAACGTGATCAGCTTCCGGTTGCTGTCCGCCGGCGCCAAGGAGAGCCTCAATGTTCGGGGGGCATACCTCGAGGTCCTCGCGGACATGCTCGGCTCCATCGGCGTGATCGTCGCAGCAGTGGTGATCGCCACGACCGGCTGGCCGTACGCGGACGCGATCGTCGGCGCCGGTATCGGCTTGTTCATCCTGCCCCGCACCTACACGCTGATGAAGCAGGCGGTGCGGATCATCATGGAGGTGTCCCCGCCCGAGATCGACACCTCTGAGGTACAACGTCGGCTCATCGGGATCACCGGAGTCCAGGCCGTCCATGACCTGCACATCTGGACCATCACCTCCGGGATGGAGGCGGCTACGGTGCACCTGGTGGTGCCCAGCGACGGAGACTGGCACGGTGTGCTCGACACCGCTCGCGACATCCTGGCGGAGTACGGCGTCACCCACCCCACCATCCAGATCGAACCTCCGGGCCACGTCGAAGGTAAAAGCGTCGTGTGA
- a CDS encoding alpha/beta hydrolase: protein MRTVLDWSLLSGPVPIVLRLLALAAAGWLLARMVLPRSPRHAVVVTGACAIAAATITVTAAYLARTVWLLFPDRLETSVYAWVFLGVFTVAITAVHTVTDRRRYLPISVAAAITITAACGNQVNLEFEAFPTVADILTIERTPAVPFTDIGSPSGLLDDTHPIDTGWTPPPGMPTRGKHTSAPIPGTKSGFAGRDAEIYLPPAYFTDPRPRLPVLVLLAGQPGSPQDWMSAGKLTRTMDNFAAAHQGLAPVVVVADGTGTQFGNPLCLNSRRGNAATYLSVDVPAWITAHLSVDTEPRAWAVGGLSYGGTCALQLAINYPQVYPTFLDLSGQAEPSLGDRRTTVEEAFGGDTAAFTRVNPLDLLRTRRYPGSAGTIVVGTRDPEAKADASTVTTAARAAGMEIRYSELPGEHSWRVWTPGLARELPWLAQRLGLIS, encoded by the coding sequence ATGCGCACAGTGCTGGACTGGTCGTTACTGTCCGGACCTGTCCCGATCGTGCTCCGGTTGCTCGCGCTCGCGGCCGCCGGGTGGTTGCTGGCGCGGATGGTGCTACCACGATCACCGCGGCATGCGGTCGTTGTGACGGGTGCGTGTGCAATTGCTGCTGCCACGATCACTGTCACCGCCGCCTATCTGGCCCGGACGGTGTGGCTGCTGTTCCCCGACCGGCTCGAGACCTCGGTCTACGCGTGGGTGTTCCTCGGCGTATTCACGGTCGCGATCACCGCGGTCCACACGGTCACCGACCGGCGGCGCTACCTGCCGATATCGGTCGCGGCCGCGATAACGATCACCGCGGCTTGCGGCAACCAGGTCAACCTCGAGTTCGAGGCGTTTCCCACCGTCGCCGACATCCTCACGATCGAACGCACCCCCGCGGTACCGTTCACCGACATCGGTTCCCCGAGCGGCCTGCTCGACGACACCCACCCAATAGACACCGGCTGGACACCCCCACCGGGGATGCCGACCCGAGGCAAGCACACCTCGGCGCCGATCCCGGGCACGAAGTCCGGATTTGCCGGCCGGGATGCCGAAATCTATCTGCCGCCCGCATATTTCACCGACCCGCGGCCCCGGCTGCCGGTGTTGGTACTACTGGCCGGGCAGCCCGGGTCACCACAGGACTGGATGTCAGCCGGGAAGCTCACCCGCACGATGGACAACTTCGCCGCCGCCCATCAGGGACTCGCACCGGTAGTCGTGGTGGCCGACGGCACCGGAACTCAGTTCGGCAACCCGCTATGCCTGAACTCGCGCCGCGGCAACGCCGCCACCTATCTGTCCGTCGACGTTCCCGCCTGGATCACCGCCCACCTCAGCGTCGATACCGAGCCGCGGGCGTGGGCAGTCGGTGGACTGTCCTACGGCGGCACCTGCGCACTGCAGCTGGCTATCAACTACCCGCAGGTGTACCCGACATTCCTCGACTTGTCCGGCCAAGCCGAGCCCAGCCTCGGGGATCGGCGCACCACCGTCGAGGAAGCATTCGGTGGCGACACCGCAGCCTTCACCCGCGTCAATCCACTCGACCTGCTCCGCACCCGCCGCTACCCGGGCAGTGCTGGCACCATTGTCGTGGGAACGCGCGACCCCGAAGCCAAAGCCGACGCTTCCACCGTCACCACCGCCGCCCGCGCCGCGGGCATGGAAATCCGCTACAGCGAACTACCCGGCGAACACAGCTGGCGGGTATGGACACCCGGCCTCGCACGCGAGCTGCCATGGTTGGCACAACGTCTGGGACTCATCTCGTGA